From Suncus etruscus isolate mSunEtr1 chromosome 6, mSunEtr1.pri.cur, whole genome shotgun sequence, one genomic window encodes:
- the CEP63 gene encoding centrosomal protein of 63 kDa gives MEALLEGMQNRGHDGGFLTSCEAELQELMKQIDIMVAHKKSEWEGQTHALETCLNIREQEVKTLRGQLEMKQKEVGALSQQIEENEKNKQEMTIEYKQELKKLQEELGRLKRSYEKLQKKHVRDFRGNTKNHREDRSEIERLTGKIEEFRQKSLDWEKQRLIYQQQVSSLEAQRKALAEQSEIIQAQLANRKQKLESMEISSQSEIQHLSSKLQRANDTICANELEIERLTIRINDLVGTNVNIVQEQRHKEEKLRESEKLLEVLREEKRELMAAIQSQESFDHTATMQKEKLQVKLKATDTQHTVETIRSLEDPQTAERKYSSQGHEDLENVLSHLDFTHSSEELLQAEVTRLETSLDSVSSTCKQLSQELMEKYEELKKMEIYNNEYRAEIKKLKEQILQTDQSYSSVLEGMKMEISQLTRELHQRDITIASAKSSSSDMEKRLKEELQKAEVKAVEHKEVVDQLESLKLENRQLSEMVMKLELDLHECPVPVSPLGSIATKFLEEEELRSHHILERLDAHIEELKRESEKTVKQFTAPI, from the exons ATGGAGGCTTTGTTGGAAGGAATGCAAAATCGGGGACATGATGG gggcttTTTGACATCCTGTGAAGCAGAATTACAGGAGCTCATGAAACAAATTGACATAATGGTGGCTCATAAAAAGTCTGAATGGGAGGGACAGACACATGCCCTTGAAACTTGCTTGAACATCCGTGAACAGGAAGTTAAGACTCTGAGGGGCCAGTTAGAGATGAAACAGAAAGAG GTTGGAGCATTGAGTCAGCagatagaagaaaatgaaaaaaacaagcaagaaatgACTATAGAATATAAGCAGGAATTAAAGAAACTACAGGAAGAA TTAGGCAGACTGAAGAGAAGTTATGAAAAACTACAGAAAAAGCATGTAAGAGACTTCAGAGGAAACACCAAAAATCACAGGGAAGATCGGTCTGAAATTGAAAGGTTAACTGGAAAAATAGAG GAATTTCGTCAGAAATCACTGGACTGGGAGAAACAACGCCTGATTTATCAGCAACAGGTATCTTCTTTGGAGGCACAAAGGAAGGCTCTGGCTGAACAATCAGAGATAATTCAG GCTCAGCTTGCCAATCGAAAACAGAAATTAGAGTCTATGGAGATATCCAGCCAGTCAGAAATTCAGCACCTGAGCAGTAAGCTGCAGCGAGCTAATGATACGATCTGTGCCAATGAGCTGGAAATAGAGCGCCTCACCATAAGGATCAATGACTTGGTTGGAACCAATGTGAATATTGTACAAGAGCAACggcataaagaagaaaaactgagggAATCAGAAAAACTGTTGGAG GTGCTtcgagaagaaaagagagaactgATGGCAGCTATTCAGTCACAAGAAAGTTTCGATCATACAGCAACAATGCAGAAGGAGAAATTACAAGTAAAATTAAAGGCCACTGATACTCAACACACAGtggaaactataag GTCATTAGAGGATCCTCAGACAGCAGAAAGGAAGTACTCCTCTCAAGGGCACGAGGACTTAGAGAATGTGCTCTCTCATCTGGATTTTACCCACTCTAGTGAAGAACTTCTGCAGGCAGAGGTGACTCGTTTAGAAACCAG CTTGGACTCTGTTAGTTCTACATGTAAACAGCTAAGCCAAGAACTAATGGAAAAGTATGAAGAATTGAAGAAGATGGAAATATATAACAATGAGTACAGGGCCGAAATAAAGAAG TTGAAAGAACAAATTTTACAGACTGACCAAAGTTACAGCTCTGTACTGGAAGGAATGAAGATGGAAATATCCCAGCTAACTCGGGAATTACACCAACGGGATATTACTATTGCTTCTGCCAAAAGTTCTTCCTCTGATATggaaaagagactcaaagaagaGTTGCAGAAGGCAGAAGTAAAAGCAGTAGAGCATAAG GAGGTTGTGGATCAGCTGGAGTCACTCAAATTAGAAAACCGTCAACTTTCTGAAATGGTGATGAAATTGGAATTGGATTTGCATGAG